In Trichocoleus desertorum NBK24, the following are encoded in one genomic region:
- a CDS encoding HD domain-containing protein, with product MTSFDRTTLTSRFEAALVYAVQLHAQQRRKVTGTPYIAHLLSVAALVLEDGGSEDEAIAALLHDAVEDQGGATTRADILRQFGAVVVDIVDGCTEPDVQLGQTWQEHKLQYLEQVRQADPRVQRVKLADKLHNARSLLVNFRLEGNRIWREFQGGKEGVLWLAKMQLQMFQRISNSWMVAELEQAVRALVEQAGVAATSPALEEDISTGD from the coding sequence ATGACTAGCTTTGATCGGACGACCCTGACTTCTCGCTTTGAGGCTGCCTTGGTGTATGCCGTACAGCTTCATGCTCAGCAGCGGCGCAAGGTTACAGGTACGCCTTATATAGCCCATCTCCTGAGTGTGGCTGCTTTGGTATTAGAGGATGGGGGCAGTGAGGACGAAGCGATCGCGGCGTTGCTCCATGATGCGGTGGAAGACCAAGGTGGAGCCACGACACGCGCAGACATTTTGCGACAGTTTGGGGCAGTGGTAGTAGACATTGTGGATGGGTGTACAGAACCAGATGTACAACTAGGCCAGACCTGGCAAGAACATAAGTTGCAATATCTGGAGCAGGTGCGGCAGGCTGACCCAAGAGTGCAGCGGGTTAAGTTAGCGGACAAGTTACACAATGCGCGATCGCTGCTGGTGAATTTTCGGTTGGAGGGAAACAGGATTTGGAGGGAGTTCCAGGGTGGCAAAGAAGGGGTGCTCTGGTTGGCTAAGATGCAGCTTCAGATGTTTCAGCGGATCAGTAACAGTTGGATGGTGGCGGAGTTGGAGCAGGCGGTACGAGCGTTGGTAGAGCAAGCTGGAGTTGCAGCAACCAGCCCCGCACTGGAAGAGGATATTTCCACTGGGGATTAG
- a CDS encoding TIGR03985 family CRISPR-associated protein codes for MPDLIWRDPPSLPLLQWLARGSLKQNLAQAVRLWVWLHLLYGPDHIRLSLPNPFTYPDWRDAFFRTEHPKGDEKPELHDRLCPCAKTTDAWLFGDRLTLTQPDWEAWLSHPDNRQLLEQRSRQFKQALQQHEALPPRLEQFLHRTRLFAVTRRTLFADLQVLVKIHWLKRRGQNYYLVKEWPVRPAPAIAKEHESYLKAYDLEFLTQPDLAAIADNFALVQGERRFFVHVEYVIPPDKLDQVDHWQEQLRVHWQQLPVQPVLLTYQGAGHTEVVSVVVYPVCVYYYQRGPYLCAFGQVPDGKRGHIDWRNYRLDRILAIAPLEWGDMQVPTKLYQQYKQRTLPKSDDIQERMSDAWGFDYYQEAQLLLVRFDREWDQRYIQGTLRHLTFESVDYSEVGVLIRQTLKGQPQKALLKLWRSRDPKDAYYQAQYRQDDPNVRQRLRAWRPRVEVFLPWDLRQRMTQEVEREWHLYHD; via the coding sequence ATGCCTGATTTGATTTGGCGTGATCCGCCTAGCCTGCCACTCTTGCAATGGTTAGCACGCGGCTCGCTGAAACAAAACTTGGCTCAGGCTGTACGTCTGTGGGTTTGGCTGCATCTACTATATGGCCCCGATCACATCCGCCTCAGTTTACCCAATCCTTTCACTTACCCAGACTGGCGTGATGCTTTCTTTAGAACTGAGCATCCTAAGGGAGATGAGAAGCCAGAGTTGCACGATCGCCTCTGTCCTTGTGCCAAAACCACTGATGCTTGGTTGTTTGGCGATCGCCTCACCCTCACCCAACCCGATTGGGAAGCTTGGCTGAGTCATCCTGATAATCGCCAATTGTTAGAGCAGCGATCGCGCCAGTTTAAGCAAGCCCTGCAACAGCATGAAGCATTGCCCCCTCGGTTAGAGCAGTTTTTACATCGCACTCGCTTGTTTGCCGTGACTCGGCGAACCCTCTTTGCAGATCTGCAAGTGCTGGTAAAAATCCATTGGCTAAAGCGACGTGGGCAGAACTACTACCTAGTGAAGGAATGGCCTGTACGCCCTGCCCCTGCGATCGCGAAGGAGCATGAGTCTTACTTAAAAGCCTATGATCTAGAGTTCCTCACTCAACCCGATTTGGCTGCGATCGCGGATAACTTTGCCTTAGTTCAGGGAGAACGGCGTTTTTTCGTGCATGTGGAGTATGTGATTCCGCCAGACAAGTTAGATCAAGTGGATCACTGGCAAGAGCAATTGCGGGTGCACTGGCAGCAGCTTCCGGTTCAGCCTGTCTTGTTGACTTATCAAGGGGCAGGACACACAGAAGTGGTTTCTGTAGTAGTATATCCAGTTTGTGTCTACTACTATCAACGCGGGCCTTATCTCTGTGCCTTTGGGCAAGTTCCTGATGGCAAGCGAGGACATATTGATTGGCGCAATTACCGTCTAGATCGAATTCTAGCGATCGCGCCTCTCGAATGGGGAGATATGCAAGTCCCAACGAAACTCTACCAGCAGTACAAGCAACGGACTCTCCCTAAGTCTGACGACATTCAGGAAAGAATGTCTGATGCTTGGGGGTTTGACTATTACCAAGAGGCACAACTGCTTTTGGTGCGCTTTGACCGCGAGTGGGATCAACGCTATATCCAAGGGACATTGCGACATCTGACCTTTGAGTCTGTGGATTATTCAGAAGTCGGGGTGTTAATTCGGCAAACGCTGAAGGGGCAGCCGCAAAAAGCCTTGCTGAAACTTTGGCGATCGCGCGATCCAAAAGATGCTTACTATCAGGCGCAATACCGCCAAGATGACCCGAATGTGAGGCAACGGCTGCGAGCTTGGCGACCGCGAGTTGAGGTTTTCTTACCCTGGGATTTAAGACAACGGATGACCCAGGAAGTAGAACGGGAGTGGCATCTGTATCATGACTAG
- the crn3 gene encoding CRISPR-associated ring nuclease Crn3/Csx3 translates to MKPLELQLIPQQTQTSLAYQLLHINITTPDGLVEPQDLQGVSLPDGFVGSQGVVIEGRAPIWVYGFLVHACHAAAWVACFDPRLGAATSRSGGAVVVETHSRVVEVGQVLPIDLPESIFRK, encoded by the coding sequence ATGAAACCTCTAGAACTGCAACTGATTCCGCAGCAGACCCAAACTAGTTTGGCTTACCAGCTTCTGCACATCAACATCACGACTCCAGATGGCTTGGTGGAACCACAAGACCTACAGGGGGTAAGCCTGCCAGATGGTTTCGTGGGCAGTCAAGGTGTTGTGATTGAAGGCAGAGCGCCTATTTGGGTCTATGGCTTTTTAGTTCATGCTTGTCATGCAGCGGCTTGGGTGGCCTGTTTTGACCCGCGCTTGGGTGCGGCTACTTCGCGATCGGGGGGTGCGGTTGTGGTGGAAACGCATTCACGAGTTGTCGAAGTTGGGCAAGTACTCCCAATTGATTTACCCGAATCTATCTTTCGCAAATAG
- the crn3 gene encoding CRISPR-associated ring nuclease Crn3/Csx3, producing MNASPMIHLKTLAANYQILEITTIPPNQQIEPEAIAQIELPPDLDLTREVVLFGQMPTWLYGILVKHCRTAPWMACFSAPEGGAIVVHSRVPERAIGDLISITLQRPTRPAILIGGPPESGKSIFSNALRLGLNRQCPEQQIFLQRANWDGEGNWSHESRDRDFAKRLITEHERRIHEHENAAELIPEYFRYHTRATANLRQLVNLVLVDVGGKVQPEKIPLVKQCTHYIIISKHCELMQEWHDLCQPHLQPLAVIHSVLEPQGFRILATEPCLEIIAGPWTSEQTLQVPDVLLQAVQTHCLANRPALKIEDYAGG from the coding sequence ATGAATGCTTCCCCAATGATTCACCTCAAAACTCTTGCGGCAAACTATCAAATCCTGGAGATTACCACCATTCCTCCTAACCAGCAGATTGAACCGGAGGCGATCGCCCAGATTGAGCTACCCCCTGATTTAGACCTGACGCGAGAGGTGGTTTTATTTGGACAGATGCCAACTTGGCTCTATGGTATTTTAGTTAAGCATTGCCGTACAGCGCCTTGGATGGCTTGCTTCTCTGCACCAGAGGGAGGAGCGATCGTGGTTCATAGCCGAGTACCAGAACGAGCGATCGGGGATTTGATTTCAATCACGTTGCAGCGCCCGACTCGCCCTGCGATTTTGATTGGGGGTCCGCCAGAAAGTGGCAAGAGTATCTTTTCTAATGCTCTACGTTTAGGTTTGAATCGGCAGTGTCCTGAGCAGCAAATATTTTTGCAGCGGGCGAACTGGGATGGAGAAGGTAATTGGAGCCACGAATCCCGCGATCGCGATTTTGCCAAACGGTTGATCACAGAGCATGAGCGTCGGATTCATGAGCACGAAAATGCGGCTGAACTCATCCCAGAGTATTTTCGGTATCACACGCGGGCGACCGCGAACCTACGGCAGTTGGTTAATTTGGTATTGGTTGATGTCGGTGGCAAGGTGCAACCGGAGAAAATTCCTTTAGTGAAGCAATGCACTCACTACATCATCATTAGTAAACACTGTGAACTCATGCAGGAATGGCATGACTTGTGCCAACCTCATCTTCAACCGCTAGCCGTAATCCATAGTGTGTTGGAACCACAAGGCTTTCGGATACTAGCAACTGAGCCATGTTTAGAAATCATTGCGGGACCCTGGACCTCAGAACAGACGCTACAGGTGCCAGATGTTTTATTACAAGCAGTACAAACTCACTGTTTAGCCAATAGACCTGCTTTGAAAATAGAAGACTATGCGGGCGGTTGA
- a CDS encoding IS110 family transposase: MQVTHECCAGIDVHKKTVVVCCLTSSENGKAKRETRTYGTTTRELLSLCDWLSSEHITHVAMESTGEYWKPVYNLLESSFEVRVVNSHHFKQVPGRKTDVKDAEWLAELLSYGLVRGSFIPPLPQRDLRDLTRQRTTLIRDKACIINRLQKVLEWANLKLASVVTDISGVSARAMLKALVKGTENPEALAEHAKGRLRRKQAALSEALTGRVREHHRFLIQTHLEQLEFLEAHLQQFDERIEQLIQSQSPPPECEPPTPSDSSCPEGVERLLSWQQAMTLLDTIPGVARRSAELLLAEVGVDMGRFPSAAHLCKWAGICPGNHESAGKQYSGKTPPSNRWLRGMLVQMANAAVRCRTSYFASVYRRLAPRRGHKRAIVAVAHRLLIAVYHMLKQHQPYRDYRASDTGERSQEQRLKRLQQQVERLGYQVQLIPPPVTQPPA; the protein is encoded by the coding sequence ATGCAAGTGACTCATGAGTGCTGCGCTGGAATTGATGTCCACAAAAAGACGGTTGTGGTCTGCTGCCTAACCTCGAGTGAAAATGGCAAAGCGAAGCGGGAAACGAGAACCTACGGTACGACCACCCGTGAACTGCTGAGCTTGTGTGACTGGTTATCGAGTGAACACATCACCCATGTGGCAATGGAGAGCACAGGGGAGTATTGGAAACCCGTTTACAACTTGCTCGAAAGCAGCTTTGAGGTGAGGGTGGTGAACTCCCACCACTTCAAACAAGTTCCGGGACGTAAAACCGATGTCAAAGATGCAGAATGGTTGGCTGAGCTACTAAGTTATGGATTAGTGCGAGGGAGTTTCATTCCACCGCTCCCCCAGCGTGACTTACGGGATTTAACCCGCCAGCGCACGACCCTCATCCGTGACAAGGCCTGTATCATCAACCGCTTACAGAAGGTGTTGGAATGGGCCAACCTCAAACTGGCCTCCGTTGTCACTGATATTAGTGGTGTGTCTGCCAGAGCGATGCTCAAAGCGCTAGTCAAGGGAACCGAGAACCCAGAAGCTCTAGCAGAGCATGCGAAAGGACGATTGCGACGCAAACAAGCTGCCTTAAGCGAAGCACTCACAGGTCGAGTGCGAGAACATCATCGCTTTTTGATCCAAACTCATCTCGAACAACTGGAGTTTCTCGAAGCTCATCTGCAACAGTTCGATGAGCGCATTGAGCAGTTGATTCAGTCTCAATCTCCTCCACCGGAGTGTGAGCCTCCAACACCTTCTGATTCCTCTTGCCCTGAGGGGGTGGAGCGATTGTTATCTTGGCAGCAGGCGATGACGCTTCTCGATACCATTCCTGGAGTGGCTCGTCGCAGTGCCGAACTGCTATTGGCAGAAGTCGGGGTAGATATGGGACGCTTTCCCAGTGCAGCTCACTTGTGTAAGTGGGCAGGCATTTGTCCAGGCAATCACGAGAGTGCGGGCAAACAGTATTCGGGTAAGACGCCACCGAGTAATCGTTGGCTGCGGGGGATGCTGGTGCAGATGGCGAATGCAGCGGTACGCTGTAGAACCTCCTACTTTGCCAGCGTTTATCGTCGTTTAGCCCCCAGACGAGGACACAAACGAGCAATTGTTGCTGTAGCTCATCGATTGTTGATTGCGGTCTATCACATGTTGAAACAGCATCAGCCCTATCGGGATTACCGGGCTAGCGACACAGGGGAACGCTCTCAAGAACAACGTTTGAAGAGACTGCAACAACAGGTGGAACGGCTAGGCTATCAGGTTCAGCTCATTCCGCCTCCTGTGACTCAACCGCCCGCATAG
- a CDS encoding IS5 family transposase, with amino-acid sequence MNYTIAQTLSPKHFKRRFGVQRNTFRQMVNTLHPLWRPVPKPGAKPKLGIEDRVLVALEYWRESRTYFHIGSSWGVSEASVCRIVHWVEDALMRSGRFRLPGKKQLLQGFAKPQVVVLDVTETPIERPKRRQRWFYSGKKKRHTLKCQLVVEQATGRIICTFFGKGRRHDFKLFQASGVHFHPQTQSLQDKGYQGMQTLHPNSCLPKKKPRGGQLSREDKAYNRTLARDRVVIEQVNRCLKIFRILAERYRNRRRRFGLRCNLIAALYNYEQSQAQ; translated from the coding sequence ATGAACTACACGATAGCGCAAACTCTGTCCCCTAAGCACTTTAAGCGTCGCTTTGGGGTTCAACGAAATACCTTTCGCCAAATGGTGAATACCCTCCACCCCTTGTGGCGACCTGTTCCTAAACCGGGTGCTAAGCCCAAGCTAGGGATTGAGGATCGGGTGCTGGTGGCATTGGAGTATTGGCGAGAGTCTCGCACCTACTTCCACATTGGCAGCAGTTGGGGCGTGAGCGAAGCGAGTGTCTGCCGCATCGTGCACTGGGTTGAGGATGCCTTGATGCGCTCTGGCCGATTCCGCTTGCCTGGTAAGAAACAACTGCTACAGGGTTTCGCCAAACCGCAGGTGGTCGTGCTCGATGTCACTGAAACTCCCATTGAGCGACCAAAGCGCCGTCAGCGGTGGTTTTACTCAGGCAAAAAGAAGAGACACACCCTCAAATGCCAACTGGTCGTTGAGCAAGCAACAGGCCGCATCATCTGCACCTTTTTTGGCAAGGGACGTCGTCACGATTTCAAGTTGTTTCAAGCCTCAGGGGTTCATTTTCATCCCCAAACACAAAGTTTGCAGGATAAGGGCTACCAAGGGATGCAAACACTTCATCCCAACAGTTGCTTACCCAAAAAGAAACCGAGAGGCGGACAGCTGAGCCGTGAGGACAAAGCTTACAATCGCACCTTAGCTCGCGATCGGGTCGTGATTGAGCAGGTCAATCGCTGCTTGAAGATTTTTAGAATTTTAGCTGAGCGCTATCGCAATCGCCGTCGTCGCTTTGGGCTGCGATGCAATTTGATTGCTGCTTTGTACAACTATGAGCAGTCTCAAGCTCAGTGA